A window of Solanum stenotomum isolate F172 unplaced genomic scaffold, ASM1918654v1 scaffold21764, whole genome shotgun sequence genomic DNA:
ACACCCATGTGAGCACACATAGGGGTGGCGTTTGGTCATGAAATTGTgagtaattgaaaaaaaaaattgttttcaagtgatttttttttttgtaaattttatgGCTATTGGAGTTGTTTGGCTATTACTATAAATTGGAGTTGTTTTCGAATTTTTGTGAATAGTGGGAGTAAAAAATATGCAAACAAACTTTTTAgtatatttcaaatttctgAATGAATTCCAAAATTTCATGGCCAAACATATATTCGAAAAAGAGTTTTTAATCAATCAAAACAGGGCCTAAAGAGTACTTTGTCGTGATGATTAAGTTTTATCTAACATGCAGAATTATATTAGTCCCGACTTCTGAGTTAAGAACGGATCATTTTCTCTCTTACTGATTTTGGTGTCACAAAATATACAACTTAACAGAGAGTgccaatatttatatatacatcatCAAGTAACCATCCAGTAATTACTAATCTGATACTAAATCAACCGATATCTTATCAATTAGCCAGTAAACTTTTCCTTCAGTGATGTATATACTTCTTCAATTAGCTTACCTTATCATCATCCATTTTCCTTGGCTTGAGCTCCATATGCGTTGCCTGCAACAATTATAGTAACATGTATGCCATCAAAATTATGGGTTTTTGTTCCTTTGAACGATGACAATATACAACAAGATGGAATTAACATTATCATCTACGCTaacaactaataataataagagtGTCTCAAATGCTTCTTTGGACTGGTTAGACACACAAAGGGTACAGTACCTGATTTACCTTACCTCTCATGTTCTGCCGGAAGTGATATTTTTGCATCATAAGGCTTTGCGGGACGGGGAGGGTTTGAAATATGCAGGGCAGGGCATATGCGAGGCGAGTTCAAatagatttttgagaaattgatgTGGGACGGATTGTGAATTCTTCATACTTAACTTCgctgacaacaacaacaacaacatgcccagTGAGATCCCACTAGGACTTAACTTCGCTGAAAAGGccaaaatttgtttttatttctttttgcttaTGTGAGAGGCCAAAATAACAAATTCTAACActcattaattaaaaatagtagTATATTACCAACAAATGAATTGGATATAGATCTATATTACGATGAGACATTTTGTAAACAAAACATTCTAATAGGGTAGATCCGCCCCTGTCCACTCCCCAATCAATCTCACTCATGGATCCAAAAATTGCTTTCAAAATCAGTAACCAAATggattctttaatttttgacgCATTGCTTGGTTGCATTCaatctaattcaaacttttatatttaattaaaaaaaatcatctatttATGATCACAATCAATTTCTATGTAGTAAAGAGATTGTTTCTTCACTTATGAATTTTCGTAACTAATTGtgttatttataatttatcaaaatattgtGCTATGTACTTATGTAAGATTTAGGATAATACATaatctatcattttaaaaatgataattttatgtcaaatttataagtattttttaaagttcTCAAAACATACGAGTTTGAAATCAAAAACTATAATTGAACACACATTCtcaaaagaaattcaaaatctatACTCAAATGCTAGCAAAAAGAAGTGTAGTCCAACCTCAATTATACCTCAATCTCAAACTAGTCAAAATCAACCATGTTATATTCTCACTGCTCATTTCGCTCCATTTAAACTCGTCTCGATCTTACACAACTGAGGTCATGAAActttttccattaaaaaaatGGCATTTAGATGTGGTTGCTCTTCCTTCTTAAAGCAGAGGTCTAACCCATCGGTAGCCCCTTAAAGTTGGTACAAAGTTTCACTTAGGCACCTCAAGTAggcgatgttcattttagacacctcatgtagggtctcgctgtgtcattttgacactcttttgccaatcaacaaaaatatatgaggTGTGTGTTACACTTGCGAATGACGTGTAAAGTGGGGAATTAAATGACGACATTTGTCAAAAACAATTTGTagataatgaattttgaataaaaatataaaataaccaATGACTCAATGACACCTGGATTTTTgcccaaataatttttttaaaacaaattaaatccaTAAAATCCCCACATGACCCCCNCCCCTAATTGTCTTCTCCAAAAACCCATACCCATTTGCAGAAACACCTGGCCCCCTCCCCCCGCCTTCTCCAAATACCCCTATTCATTTGCAAAAAAATCTGCACATACCCGGTCCCCCACCCCATTGTCTTCTCTAAATACCCCATCTCTTTTTTGCTAAAACATCTAAACACCTACatactctttcttttttattagtgtcttcttcaaatattttttttctcttttttaccCTAATTAGCAGGTTTATAATTCACCAAAAATTAAACTTActctttaaatattaaattctttCAAAACAGAATCTCatgaataatttaatatttaatcttgaaaTGAATCTGTtcctaaatttctaaaatagttGCCATCATTTTACTGTAACTATTTTTATTCACCATGTTGGATATTTAAGTTTGCAAAAATGGTGgctgaaaatggaaaagaagaagaaaaaataattaaaaaatcaactaaatagATTTTTCACACGCGCTCAACAAGTATATTACACTCACTAAGTCATATaagcaaaaagtgtcaaaatgacatagtgAAACCCGACataaggtgtctaaaatgaacctTGCccaattaaaatatctaaatgaaAATTAGTGTCAACTTTAAGGGTCACCAATGGATTAGGCCTAAATCAGATAATTGATTCAAATTGGCTCATTGGAGTCATTAGTCATAACCTTGAGTGGGAATAGACCATCTGAATAGCCCCACAACAATGTCTCCAACCACACATAAAAGAAGTTCTCCTTGAAATCAACCAGTCAAAAGGAGGTCCAAAATTAATAGAGCAACACACAGGTCCACATATTCTACTCTTTccataaaaaaatcatcaacCAAAAGAATTACTCTAATTTCTCCACGTCACtaactttatatattttcaattaaactAGTACTTCAAAAACAACGTTCATGCTACAGGTGATGTTTAATAAAGCTTACCATTACACTTCAAATCACAATCTTTGAAGGGATGGACTCACATATATGATGATGAAATTTTCCATTGAAAATCCTGTCTACGCCACTCTATACGACTGTACAACTGGCAGAGAGTCTCAGGTGACCATGATCATCAAGTATGATCTTTCCTTGGAGTAAAATATTGAACTAAACAAAGGAGAAGTAAGTTCGCCGATTCAGTGCCTGCCATCTAATTCTATGatgtaatttcaaaaaaaactGCACTGGAATGGGGAGAGTAGCATGAACCAATAAAACAGAATTGAGAAACCAAGCAAACATCATCTATGTGAATTGATTTCGCTAACCACCATTTTACACCAACCACATCCAACGCCAACAACGAATAGGGTCTAAGGCAATGAAACAATGCTAGTGATAAACTCACAAACGATAGAAATAAGGTCTCAATTCCtgccccttgaagttggaaaATGAAATAATCAAGTTCTTAAAAACTTAACCCGTTACTTTAAAAGGCATACCACGTTGTCTCTAGCATATATGATGCTAAGGCCTAGTAATATGGAAGTATCTGAGTGAAATACCTCAAATAAAGAGGAACAACAAGTACCCTACTAAAGGCAAATCAAAACAACACAGAATCAGTACAGAAGCaaatgtataatataatttgaactTGTTGCTCTATCAAATACCACTCCCCTGCTCTCCTCCCCTTAATTGAGATATCTAAGCGAAAAATCATCTTAACTTGGATAAAGAAGTGTTCAAACCAGTTTGCACACGCCTTGCCAATGGAAAGAAATACATTTGATAAAGTACGGATAAGCACGAGCTGCTTGAATACCACGATATCACAAAGAAAGAATGTCTTTGATAGAGTCAAGACTAACACAAGCTGGCCCAAACATCACCATTATATCCCATCGGCAAGTACATACAATTTAGTTCACATTCTAAATCAATGGAACTTAAAGATCGAATTAAGTTGATCACAAAGAATTCagtattttactattttatcaatgaagatgataagaAGAGATGAatgaacaaacaaaaaattatctCTTCATTGTCTTTTAACATTCATGTACAACAAAACAAACCCCTAATTAGCCATTTAATAGCTAGCTACATCATATTTGGGCATAAAAGACTCTACTCTTCAATATAATCCAATGATTTCCCCAAAATGTACAAATTATAAACTATATTCCtattataaaaaacaaaacaattttttttttgaaaaactccTAAAAGACTTACCTTTATAATGTTTCTATGAAATTCCTCAAATACCCTTCCACTTCGGGCTTGCCACTGGAAGTGTCGGCGACAAAGGGAGCTGCTGAAACCCTAGTTGACGGGACGGTGAAAGCAGAAGACCGGGAGATAGCAAACCGTACGGCGACCTTGGCGACGGCAAACACCCAAACGGAAGTGGCGATGAGGGGAAAGCAGGAAACGGTGGTAAAACAAAGGAGGAGTTTGTCGGTGGCGGAGGAATGTTCTGTTGATGCGGCAGCGGAAGCGGCTGAGGAGGCGGAAATGGTGGCTGCTGCTGCGGCGCACCGAAGTTGTTCCACCGCGGAGCTAGTGGTGATAGCCCAGTAGAGAATCGCTTGGAGTCGGAATCAGTCGAAGCAGAAGCGATTGAGCTCTGTAGAAACCTCATGTAAGCGGAGATCGGCGATTCCGCCGACGCATGCACCGCCGGAAACGGTGGGAGAGGAGATAACGGATGTGCCTGAACAGGCCGTTGACCGCCAACAAACCCACCGATACCTCCACCAGCAACGGCGTTATTAGAACCATTCACAAACGGAGGTGGGCGGTTGCTAATCTGAGCAAGCGGCGGAGGACGAATCCTCTGCAACCGTGAACTTGCAGCCTTGGGTTGTTGAATAGGTGTAGGAGTCGAAATCCTTTCATGAGCAGGGGAACCCGTAAGCTTCTGAACAACATCCCTAAAATCACTCTTGTTAATATTATACACCGGCGGCTGTTGCTGCGGCTGAGGGTGCAAATTTTGCGGCCCAGCTGGAGGAGgcggaggaggaggaggaggaagaggcgGTGGAGCGTGTTGGGTCTGCGCCTGCGGAGGATTCTGGTTTTCAAAAAAAACAGGTTTTCTAATGGGTTTCGAGATCTTATGAGAGATTTTGTTTAGGTGCTTCAAATACATATCTCTATTACCACTGCTACTACTACTTGCTGAAGTAGCAGTAGAATCACCCTCACCAGAAGAATTACAGCTTTTATCCATTAAACAATAGAGCAGCAGAGCTTCCCCAAACcactctttctctctctagaaatgGGGGGTTATTATATAAAAACAGagtatctattttttttttcactaaaaacagagcaacaaattaaaattatactatattccctttttttatattaccaaaaaagtagTAGTAATGAAGATTACAAAGATTCAAACTTGATACAGTAAGTAAAGAAAGtgaatgaaaagaagaaaaagatggaacTAAGGGGGTCGGGGGCAGATTTGTTTTGCTTTAACCTTTGGGACATGGGGATTTTAGCTTAAAAGAAGAGAATGGGGCTTTGTAAATGAAAGGGTTTTAATTAAAGAGTATAAAATGGAGCCTGGTGGGGGAGGGAAGGATACACTGTAGATTCGTGAGTTGCATagaggaagaagatgatgatgattgtGATGAGAAAAGATGCGTGTGATATCAGTTTTTGCTAAGATAAGAATGGGCTTTAGGTGAGTGATTACGTTTTATTTTTGTCTGCTTCTCTAGTTTAACTTCGCCTGTTTAAACACCTCAACTCATTTTTTAcgtaaaaatatctttttaacaCCTTATAAATCATGTGTCGTTATCGTAAGTGTCCATCGAACATagtaaaaatgaattaagattaaattaaaatgtttaaatatacactttcaaattaaaattaaatttgaataattgttatgtattatgtctatcTAAAACTACCTATGAGTTTGAACGTTTTATTTGATGCAAATCAATTTTGCgtaatcttaattatttttctggACTTGATTATTTGTGGGAGTATCCCCTACAATTTTAATATGGCAAACAGGCAAAAAGCGTAAAAATATAGTCTTTTGTAGATAATTATAAATCGTTAATTATTGCATAATTACacaaaaatcatttatttattttaaatatgtatgTTTCACTTGCTTCctcttaataataaataataataatatatattttaacccCAAATTTGTCGTATTTTATCTCTTTTCTAATTATAtaactatttattttaactattctattttttcttttctcatacAAACTTTgtaacaaaaaaagagaaaaaaatattgaaactcCGTTATGTTCTAATGTTAGtcaatacattttaaaatgttaCTTCAATTCCATGAATGACTAAACGGGGTCCACCGTTATCATATGGGTGATGCTTGGATTAATTTTATCccctcatttttttaaaaaaaaaaattagaatctCATACTCATATTAAAGTTCGATTATATTCAGATCGTGTCGAAAAGTTTCATATTGTGGTAAAGTATTCTCTAAAAAATGAATGTGTATTTGAAGAGATTCAAATTCAAGAcctctaaaataatatttaaagttACAACTACAGCATAATCGTTGTTGGTGATTAATTACACAAGTATTTAAGTAGGTAACAAATGTTGTGTTCGTTTTTATGGACGGTTTGGACAAAGAGATATATACCTTATATTATAAAGTTTATATCTTTTTAGAAATTCAAGTGACATGATATATGTCATTATATTCGATTTGAACAGGACATCTAATTATCTTCAAACCAACTTTTCTTTGTTTATCTTCTGTGTAATAGAGATCAttgggaaaaaaattatttacacaaCTAGATTAGTTTTATAAAGAAACTGCAGCCAATCTtctttaaatcattttatttttaataaaatggaccttaaaataataaataactcATTAAATTATAGTATGACTAgtgtagaaaaaataatttgccatgtatataacttaaatcaattgaaatcaaatgtAATCAATTCTTACCATCTGAACGGTCTTATTATGCTCGTTCGATATTATTGATTTATGGTACAATTTGGTTGGGCTTTAAAGAGCAAAATAAAGTTAATACTTTACTTAATTCCGAGGCAATAAATGGTTTTCCATTATTTTTAGATTAACcgttgaaaattaattttattctagctTTATGAACGATATTCTCTCTGCTCCATTTTAACTTTCATTTAAGCCTTTTTAAtgtctattaaaaaataaaaatacaaattgtAGTTTACTAACTTATTCCTATGTAATAAAAGtagattgattttttaaaaaatattgtgcatattttaataatattttatcaatttaaaatttaaaatttttaaatagcactttttttttttttagctaaaatgatagttaaaatttaaaaagacgTAGCCAGTAGTAGTTTAGTAATAATAATGACCCTTTGGAGTGGATTTGTTTCCAATACGACATGTAATTACAGAAACCTAATTAAGATTACTTTCATTTGCATTGGttaatggaaaaattacttaactacactcatttacttactttaatatccatttatccctatttatttcaaaaaattcaaaaattccttatttacctatgtatcccgcatgtatcccgtgcacaacgctatgtatcccgctatgtggaatgtaccaaacgctatgtatcccgtgcacaagactatgtatcccgtgcacaatgctatgtatccagctatgtggaatgtatcaaacctaatgtattacgtgcacaacgctatgtatcccgcaaacatcatttttaagggatttttggtaaatagaaaactaaaaGGGATAGgatattatttagtacttatactATGTGATTCCTATAATAGTTAATTTACCAAAGGTTACAAGCCCAATGACTCTAATTAGCTATCCTAATTTGATTAGATTCACTATTTTTACATTAAAGCAAGTTTTGACtgggtcaaatttatttttgaccGAATTATGTTTGaccattttcaaaatattatggaAACAGCAATAAAGCATAAAAGTATTGTGTTCAAAGgattttcatttcaaaattaatcCTATATCTGTGATATTGAGCAAAAATAATTCtgatttattattcaaattatattttaacaaTCTTTGAGAGGCACATCACTAGATGAATTTTCAAGACATGTCAATTTAGTGTTTAGTACAATGTAGAatgtattttcaaaaaatatttctgtGATAAAATTGTTTTTCGGTGTTTGATCATCTTATATGTTGAATTAACTTtttcaaaaatacatttttaaatagaaaaatataatatattctttTGTGCAAGTCGtaattattcaattaataaTACTTGCTTCAGTTAACACGTAAATATTTGTCTAACATTTTGTGTCATTCCCCATATTTTTACTATTAGAATTGTGGTGGAGTCTTTTCCAAATACTATACCATAATAGAATCAATCCTTCATTATAAAAAGAGATGAAACAGTAGTTCCAATGTTACTTATTAAAATTTTCCCAatcaagtaaaataattaaacaaccAGTCAAAATTCAATAATAGAAGTATAGTACTACTAGTAATAATAATGTGACCacaccttcttcttttttccctcAACACAAATACCATTTTATTAAACAAGTTTAATAttagttttatcaaaatattaatcAGATGCTTTATTTTGCTTTCTCAAATGATGTTCAATATTGATATTGAGATCCttgataaattcaaattcacctgcattttcattttgatttttgagGGATCAAATCTGAAACTTAAGATTTAAGAGTAGAGAAAATCATATTCAACCTATCAAAATCTTCGTGGATATAAACCAATGTGAACTCAAAATTCTGTAATTGTTTAATACAATGCACAAAACCTTTTGTTTTGTGGATTATTTACGACTTCACAAGCACACAACTTTTATAGGATTAGGATGGTGGGAATTTAAAAGAGCTagcacttttttttcttaattatctTTGAGTATTGCCTTTGAATTTGTGTCCTcgatatttcttttaaaatctatAATGATGAAGTGAAATTTTGTCGGTTTTTCGTTTTTGGGATAactatatactccctccgtctcattttatatgtcacctttttactttgcttgcattaagaaatgatgtaattttacccttctacccttagTTGTTTattttggaactcaagttttcaatcaatgaatataaattaatttattttgattaattaatttaaccaatgaacatgaataatTTACTTAActtttctaagttggtcaaatgtatGTTTTCAatgctaataactcacaagggtaaaaaaggaacaatatgctaatttatgcattgattttatgaaatgacaagtattatggaccaattatttataaaaagaaatgacatataaaatgagacggagggagtagtaaatatgattctcattttatttctcttccaatttatgaatattagatCATGATCCACAAttttttataacaaattaaaaatcttATAAGAAGACATTAGATCacaattatgaaaaagtttttaagAAATACTCACTAATTGCAAtatatgtacttttttttttaaaaaaaatggtatatataatgtttgttattaatttaatttttgttggaCGTTTTcagttaaaatcaaaccaaatcaattatgattgtattttttttctttcaactccaaatcGAATCAAATCAATTCATAAGTCGTCTCTTTTCCGGTTTAACACTGCTTTGTTAGTTTCGTACTTTGGtattattgattgattttgtTTGAACAACTCCTAATTTACACTACTATTTAAATATAAGGACGATATCTACGTGATGATCCAAAAAAATAACACTTCCATAAATGATACaatgataaaattttaatttcaaggaACTATAAATCAAGATATTATGGATCATTGAGAAATGTGATGTAGTGAATGAGATTGTTGTTATCTTCATCAGGGGTTTGGGACTCGAGCCTTGAATATCGAAAAATCTTTGACAGGGAGCATTTTCATCCAAATGGGACCTACACAATAcgaatacaaattaattaaactttaataCAGATATCGAACACCaaataatggagaaaaaaaCATCAAACGGGTTGCTAAGTCATTGTCAATGGACCAGAAGATTGATTCTTACCTGATTCTTTTaagatgtaaaaaaaatattcacaaCTCTTTTAGCTTTgaggtataaaaaaaaaaaagttccatTTAGAAACTTACGtatctttttgttcttttcccccCACTTGTTGTGTATAAGTTATTGAGTCTTTAGACCCCAATAATTGGTATTTAACTGTCAATTTCAATAAAGAATTAACCAATGTTTCCTCAAGGATGTGGCAAGCAACTTTATAAGCTTATTTTCCTTTCgcatatataattcatattcaCCCCAGTCCCCACCAATTGagaaatgaaaattataaagaaaaaaacaaacaaagaaaataaccaaTATGAAAGTGCTTAagataacatttttatttttataagaagaatgcaatatttatttgttcatttatcacatatttttagtgtattttatttaaaatttcttcataaatatatttgttctttattttagaatagttaaaagatttaaaattatCCATGTCTTGAATATTTGTACGTTGAACTAGGGGATAAATGCATAGAAAAGAAGTTGTACATGTTTGTCAAGTCTTGAGAGAGGAAGACTCGAGATCTGGATCAAGTAAAGTGCATCATAGACGCGGGAGGCAAAGTGTTGATTAAATGGACACTCACTAAAGAAGATGACAAATATACTTCTATAAACTCTTGAAAAAAGCTTATTAGACTTCAATaaaccaatatatgttattattactattcaaggagtgaaatTGTTTTAATGATCTTTTCATGAAATTTTATGAATGATTAACACTTCAATTTCATTTATAAGTTTGAAATTTCTGATTGAAGTGTTCTAATTCCATTTATAAGTTTGAAACTTCTTGATCTCAACATTGCAAATTCAATTGTTGGGTTAATATTTAGTGTACTGATGAAGACACTAATTATGTTGATAAGCTTGACAAATATGTGATAAGGTTTTATATTGAGACTTAGAGTGGGCTTGAGATGCTTCTATGGAGCCCATACCCAAAATTAGCCCAACAATGTAAGTGACCTTAGCCTCCTTCCATTGGAGTAGATGTCTGGACTGTGGTTCATATCTTTGGTCCCTTATTTTGTAAatgggtcgtttggtagagtgtattagtaaaaataatgaatatacTAGCTCCGTGTATAGTAATATATTATCTGGTACTTTATGTTATGTATAACCAATGTTCTAGtgtgtattattattatcatggatttttaggtaatagTAATGCAAATggatttaatgcatgcattagcatctGTTAAAGACCCAATTACACCTTGAAATTCTTTTAACATCTTTTCCATCATAATTGTGtaggatatttttgtaaataaatatttgttaatcagattttattttttttcgttcAATTTTACTTGTCCAGTATTTTAGAAATgaacttttcacttttaatatatcaagaaaaaataattaattgtttccCCTATTTATCttcaacattaattacttattctaCAAATCAATTTTCAAGACCTAAATTACCCATcaataatacaaatattatggtaaaatattcatattaatcatCAAATTAACTTACGTTGCTTCATGAgaattcttttatatatatatatatatatatatatatatttaagaacTTGAAAATTGACTTTTcagaaaaaagtttttaaatagATGTGTctgtttaattattattttttaaaaatatattaaaaaattaacacaAACAATATTACTCCACCTATGAATGCATGGTTGAAAATGAAATTCGAAAATTTTACTAAAACAATGCATAAGGAAGAAAAAGCAGCAAATAGTATAATTTCTCCAaatgtagtttgaggaggttaaAATATAGGTAAATTTTAACATTATCTTggaatagaaaattattttaaatagacAGTCAGC
This region includes:
- the LOC125851072 gene encoding VQ motif-containing protein 9 encodes the protein MDKSCNSSGEGDSTATSASSSSSGNRDMYLKHLNKISHKISKPIRKPVFFENQNPPQAQTQHAPPPLPPPPPPPPPAGPQNLHPQPQQQPPVYNINKSDFRDVVQKLTGSPAHERISTPTPIQQPKAASSRLQRIRPPPLAQISNRPPPFVNGSNNAVAGGGIGGFVGGQRPVQAHPLSPLPPFPAVHASAESPISAYMRFLQSSIASASTDSDSKRFSTGLSPLAPRWNNFGAPQQQPPFPPPQPLPLPHQQNIPPPPTNSSFVLPPFPAFPSSPLPFGCLPSPRSPYGLLSPGLLLSPSRQLGFQQLPLSPTLPVASPKWKGI